Proteins from a single region of Pseudodesulfovibrio portus:
- a CDS encoding TM1266 family iron-only hydrogenase system putative regulator codes for MQKRLGIVGIIIKDRQKAAATVNTILSDYGDIIVGRMGLPFRDRGVSIIDLIIEATTDEVGALTGKLGNLDGVRVKSLLV; via the coding sequence ATGCAGAAGCGACTCGGTATCGTCGGCATCATCATCAAGGACAGGCAAAAGGCGGCCGCGACCGTCAACACCATCCTGAGCGATTATGGGGACATCATCGTCGGGCGCATGGGCCTGCCCTTCAGGGACAGGGGCGTGAGCATAATCGACCTGATCATCGAAGCCACCACCGACGAGGTGGGGGCGCTGACCGGCAAGCTGGGCAATCTGGACGGCGTTCGGGTCAAATCACTTCTGGTGTGA
- a CDS encoding aspartate ammonia-lyase, producing the protein MRNQEPERLRTERDGIGEIDLPADAYYGIHTSRAVRNFPFSGYRLHPAFIRAFAQVKQACAKTNALLGHLSGERGQAIMDACAEIAGGAFHDQIVVDPFQGGAGTSTNMNFNEVIAARAAERLGGDRGDRELVNPLRHVNMHQSTNDVFPTALRVAATDLLMELERAVASLQESLQRKETEFRDVVKVGRTELTDAVPMTLGMSFGAFAEAVSRDRWRIFKCRERIKRVNLGGTAIGTGLGAPRDYVLAVAGNLAAITGLPVSRAENLLDATQNADVFVEVSGMLKACAANLLKIGSDLRLLSSGPAAGLGEITLPPIQAGSSIMAGKVNPVMPEAVTQAALRVMGNDQTIALAAGLGQLELNHLLPLITHSLLESMTLLTASCLGLADNCVRGIEARPDRCRAHVEQSAALATVLVPVLGYDAVEKLVADARRNGTPIPAHMVEAGVAPADTVERLFSPRQLCKLGFTPGEYEEVNTP; encoded by the coding sequence ATGCGGAACCAGGAACCGGAACGACTGCGGACCGAACGTGACGGGATCGGCGAAATCGATCTGCCTGCGGATGCCTACTACGGCATCCACACCTCGCGGGCAGTGCGCAACTTCCCCTTCTCCGGATATCGGCTGCACCCGGCCTTCATCCGCGCCTTCGCACAAGTGAAACAGGCCTGCGCAAAGACCAACGCGCTCCTCGGGCATCTGTCCGGGGAGCGCGGACAGGCGATCATGGACGCCTGCGCCGAAATCGCGGGCGGCGCGTTCCACGACCAGATCGTGGTGGACCCCTTCCAGGGCGGGGCCGGGACCTCCACCAACATGAACTTCAACGAGGTCATCGCGGCGCGGGCAGCCGAACGGCTCGGCGGAGACAGGGGCGACCGCGAACTGGTCAACCCCCTGCGCCACGTCAACATGCACCAGTCCACCAACGACGTGTTTCCCACGGCCCTCCGGGTGGCGGCCACCGACCTGCTCATGGAACTGGAAAGGGCCGTGGCCTCGCTCCAGGAATCCCTCCAGCGCAAGGAGACCGAGTTCCGCGACGTGGTCAAGGTGGGGCGCACGGAACTGACCGACGCCGTGCCCATGACCCTGGGCATGAGTTTCGGGGCCTTTGCCGAGGCCGTTTCCCGCGATCGCTGGCGCATCTTCAAGTGCCGGGAACGCATAAAGCGGGTCAACCTCGGCGGCACGGCCATCGGCACCGGTCTGGGCGCGCCGCGAGACTATGTGCTGGCCGTGGCCGGGAACCTGGCCGCCATCACCGGGCTGCCCGTGTCCCGGGCCGAGAACCTGTTGGACGCCACCCAGAACGCGGACGTCTTCGTGGAGGTCTCGGGCATGCTCAAGGCGTGCGCGGCCAACCTGCTCAAGATCGGTTCGGACCTCCGGCTGCTGTCCAGCGGCCCGGCCGCCGGGCTGGGCGAGATCACCCTGCCGCCGATCCAGGCCGGGTCCTCGATCATGGCCGGAAAGGTCAACCCGGTCATGCCCGAAGCGGTCACCCAGGCCGCCCTGCGGGTCATGGGCAACGATCAGACCATCGCCCTGGCCGCCGGGCTGGGGCAGCTGGAGCTCAACCACCTGCTGCCGCTCATCACCCACTCCCTGCTCGAGTCCATGACCCTGCTGACCGCCTCCTGCCTCGGCCTGGCGGACAACTGCGTGCGCGGCATCGAAGCCCGGCCCGACCGCTGCCGGGCCCATGTGGAACAAAGCGCGGCCCTGGCAACGGTGCTGGTGCCCGTACTCGGCTACGACGCGGTGGAAAAGCTGGTGGCCGACGCGCGGCGCAACGGGACCCCCATCCCGGCCCATATGGTGGAAGCGGGCGTGGCCCCGGCAGACACCGTGGAACGCCTTTTTTCGCCCCGTCAATTATGCAAGCTGGGCTTCACGCCCGGAGAGTACGAAGAGGTGAACACGCCATGA
- the hydG gene encoding [FeFe] hydrogenase H-cluster radical SAM maturase HydG — protein MKQDNTLGQGLHNFVDEATIREEMARFENPDPGRIREILAKAREKQGLDPDEAAALLRNKDRDLDEAIFETAITIKKAIYGNRIVVFAPLYITNECKNRCQYCGFKASNKELDRRTLSSEEIRAEVTVLEDLGHKRLLLVYGEHPTLGADWIAQTVRDVYAVTSAKSGEIRRVNINCAPLDVDGFKQLHEVGIGTYQCFQESYHRPTYEKLHHAGPKTNFLWRLHAMHRAQEAGIDDVGMGALFGLYDPVYEVLGLLHHARQLERDWGVGPHTISFPRLEPALNSDIAYNPPYPTTNHEFKKIVSVLRLAVPYTGLILTTRETAEFRRELMELGVSQISGGSRTYPGAYSDPEYDRPDVQQFCVGDSRSLDEVIRSVAGDHGYVPSWCTACYRLGRTGEHFMELAKTGFIQKFCLPNGLLTFKEYLEDYASEETKRIGEALIKNEVDNYPDPDRKKLLTERLVRMEAGERDLYL, from the coding sequence ATGAAACAGGACAACACGCTGGGCCAAGGCCTGCACAATTTCGTGGACGAGGCGACCATCCGGGAGGAAATGGCCCGGTTCGAGAATCCGGACCCGGGACGTATCAGGGAAATTCTGGCCAAGGCCCGCGAGAAACAGGGACTGGACCCGGATGAGGCCGCCGCCCTGCTGCGAAACAAGGACAGGGACCTGGACGAGGCCATCTTCGAGACCGCCATCACCATCAAGAAAGCCATCTACGGCAACCGCATCGTGGTCTTCGCACCGCTGTACATCACCAACGAATGCAAGAACCGCTGCCAGTACTGCGGGTTCAAGGCCTCCAACAAGGAATTGGACCGGCGCACCCTGAGCTCAGAGGAGATCAGGGCCGAAGTCACCGTGCTCGAGGACCTCGGGCACAAGCGGCTGCTCCTCGTCTACGGAGAGCACCCCACGCTGGGCGCGGACTGGATCGCCCAGACCGTGCGGGACGTCTACGCCGTGACCTCGGCCAAGAGCGGCGAAATCCGCCGGGTCAACATCAACTGCGCGCCCCTTGACGTGGACGGCTTCAAACAGCTTCACGAGGTGGGCATCGGCACCTACCAGTGCTTCCAGGAATCCTACCACCGGCCCACCTACGAGAAGCTGCACCACGCCGGGCCCAAGACCAACTTCCTGTGGCGGCTGCACGCCATGCACCGGGCGCAGGAAGCGGGCATCGACGACGTGGGCATGGGCGCGCTCTTCGGCCTGTACGACCCGGTCTACGAGGTGCTCGGGCTGCTCCACCATGCCCGCCAGCTCGAACGCGACTGGGGCGTGGGACCGCACACCATCTCCTTCCCCCGGCTCGAACCCGCCCTGAACTCGGACATCGCCTACAATCCGCCCTATCCGACCACGAACCACGAATTCAAGAAGATCGTGTCCGTGCTCCGGCTGGCCGTGCCCTACACGGGGCTCATCCTGACCACGCGGGAAACCGCCGAGTTCCGCAGGGAACTGATGGAGCTCGGGGTATCCCAGATCTCGGGCGGCTCCCGCACCTATCCCGGCGCGTATTCCGACCCGGAATACGACCGCCCGGACGTGCAGCAGTTCTGCGTCGGCGACAGCCGCAGCCTGGACGAGGTCATCCGGTCCGTGGCCGGGGATCACGGCTACGTGCCGTCCTGGTGTACGGCGTGCTACCGGCTGGGCCGCACCGGCGAGCACTTCATGGAACTGGCCAAGACCGGATTCATCCAGAAATTCTGCCTGCCCAACGGGCTGCTGACCTTCAAGGAATACCTGGAGGACTACGCCTCGGAAGAGACCAAACGGATCGGCGAGGCCCTCATCAAGAACGAAGTGGACAACTACCCCGACCCCGACCGGAAAAAGCTGTTGACCGAACGCCTGGTCCGGATGGAGGCGGGAGAGCGGGACCTGTACCTGTAA
- the hydF gene encoding [FeFe] hydrogenase H-cluster maturation GTPase HydF, with the protein MSNKAPRGVRLVIALAGRRNAGKSSLINALTGQDTAIVSDTPGTTTDPVAKHYELLPLGPVTFYDTAGLDDTGELGELRVKATRKVLYRCDVAVVVLGEEGLTEYEHDLLEAIREMNVPHIIAWNKADLRTGIMDGTAILPGGEAVPLVHVSAVCNTGVDRLKQMIIDSAPPEYRQERLILGDMISGGDLVLCVVPIDLAAPKGRLILPQVQVLREILDCDAVGVTVKEREIQAALDGFREKPALVVTDSQVVMSVAGDVPDDIPMTTFSTLFARYKGDLDSLVRGASAIDDLKDGDTVLIGEACSHHNVADDIGRVKIPRWMGQYTGRDLRFEVYSGHDFPEDLERFSLVVHCGACMLNRTEMLRRITECGRREVPVTNYGVCISKLQGLLPRVLRPLGVVP; encoded by the coding sequence ATGTCGAATAAGGCGCCGCGCGGGGTTCGGCTGGTCATCGCCCTGGCGGGCAGGCGCAATGCGGGCAAGTCTTCCCTGATAAACGCCCTGACGGGCCAGGACACGGCCATCGTGTCCGACACGCCGGGCACCACCACGGACCCCGTGGCCAAGCACTACGAGCTGCTGCCGCTGGGGCCGGTGACCTTCTACGACACCGCCGGGCTGGACGATACGGGCGAACTGGGCGAACTGCGCGTCAAGGCCACCCGCAAGGTTCTCTACCGCTGCGACGTGGCCGTGGTCGTCCTGGGCGAGGAAGGGCTCACCGAATACGAACACGACCTGCTGGAAGCCATCCGGGAGATGAACGTCCCGCACATCATCGCCTGGAACAAGGCGGACCTGCGCACGGGCATCATGGACGGGACGGCCATTCTGCCCGGCGGCGAGGCCGTTCCCCTGGTCCACGTCTCCGCCGTGTGCAACACCGGCGTGGACCGTCTGAAGCAGATGATCATCGACAGCGCGCCGCCGGAATACCGGCAGGAGCGGCTGATCCTCGGCGACATGATCAGCGGAGGAGACCTGGTGCTCTGCGTGGTGCCCATCGACCTGGCCGCGCCCAAGGGCCGCCTGATCCTGCCCCAGGTGCAGGTGCTGCGCGAAATTCTGGACTGTGACGCCGTCGGGGTCACGGTCAAGGAACGGGAAATCCAGGCCGCGCTGGACGGGTTCAGGGAAAAGCCCGCGTTGGTCGTCACGGACTCGCAGGTGGTCATGAGCGTGGCCGGGGACGTGCCCGACGACATCCCCATGACCACCTTCTCCACCCTGTTCGCCCGCTACAAGGGCGACCTGGACAGCCTGGTCAGGGGGGCCTCGGCCATCGACGACCTCAAAGACGGCGACACCGTGCTCATCGGCGAGGCGTGCTCGCACCACAACGTTGCCGACGACATCGGCAGGGTCAAGATTCCGCGCTGGATGGGACAGTATACGGGCAGGGACCTGCGTTTCGAGGTCTATTCTGGGCACGACTTCCCCGAGGACCTGGAACGGTTCAGCCTGGTGGTCCACTGCGGGGCGTGCATGCTGAACCGCACGGAGATGCTCCGGCGGATAACGGAATGCGGCCGCCGGGAGGTCCCGGTGACCAACTACGGGGTGTGCATCTCCAAGCTCCAGGGGCTGCTCCCCCGCGTGCTCCGTCCCCTGGGCGTCGTGCCGTGA
- a CDS encoding ABC transporter permease, with protein sequence MTTDTCRPSLPDRLHLLAHRLRLGDGRGRAVWVLCLCMAYFATLTATANLMGDAGLATDFLHRKLPPCLEFPFGTDWLGRDMFVRTVKGLTRSLGIGLLAATVSSVVSVVLGTLSATMGRKTDAVVTTLIDLIMATPHLVLLILVSFACGGGATGVIIAVAISHWTRLARIIRAEILQLKQAEFVMVSRRLGRSPWWIARKHMLPHIVPQFTIGLILLFPHAILHAAGLTFLGFGLSPHNPSIGILLSEAMRHISTGYWWLAILPGLSLLVTVKLFDILGNSLRVITDPKTSQE encoded by the coding sequence ATGACAACGGACACCTGCCGCCCCTCCCTGCCGGACCGGCTGCATCTCCTGGCCCACCGGCTGCGCCTCGGGGACGGCCGGGGCCGGGCCGTATGGGTCCTCTGCCTCTGCATGGCCTATTTCGCCACCCTGACCGCGACCGCCAACCTGATGGGAGACGCCGGACTGGCCACGGATTTCCTGCACAGAAAGCTGCCGCCGTGCCTGGAGTTCCCCTTCGGCACGGACTGGCTGGGCCGCGACATGTTCGTGCGCACGGTCAAGGGGCTCACCCGCAGCCTGGGCATCGGACTCCTGGCGGCCACGGTCAGTTCCGTGGTCTCGGTCGTGCTCGGCACCCTGTCCGCAACCATGGGCAGAAAGACCGACGCTGTGGTGACCACGCTCATCGACCTGATCATGGCCACCCCGCACCTGGTGCTGCTCATCCTGGTGTCCTTTGCCTGCGGCGGCGGGGCCACGGGCGTGATCATCGCCGTGGCCATATCCCACTGGACGCGGCTGGCGCGCATCATCCGGGCGGAAATCCTGCAACTCAAACAGGCCGAGTTCGTCATGGTCTCCCGCAGGCTGGGCCGGTCGCCCTGGTGGATCGCGCGAAAGCACATGCTGCCGCACATCGTTCCCCAGTTCACCATCGGCCTGATACTGCTCTTCCCGCACGCCATCCTCCACGCCGCCGGACTGACCTTCCTCGGGTTCGGGCTCTCCCCGCACAACCCGTCCATCGGCATCCTGTTGTCCGAAGCCATGCGCCACATCTCCACCGGCTACTGGTGGCTGGCCATCCTGCCCGGCCTGTCCCTGCTGGTGACGGTCAAGCTCTTCGACATCCTGGGCAACAGCCTCCGCGTCATAACAGACCCGAAAACCAGCCAGGAGTAG
- a CDS encoding ABC transporter substrate-binding protein, whose product MRVFKTIPAGRLALALAVGLMLLCTMAVSPVLAKDTLTLAIQGEPEDGYDPTLGWGRYGSPLFQSTLLRRDENLNIVKDLATRYALSQDGLTWTVTIREDARFSDGTPLTAEDVAYTFNTAAKVGGKVDLMKMDRAEATGKYEIEFRLTSRDSTFVNRFISLGIVPKAAHGQDYARKPVGSGPYMMVEWNEGQQMIAQANPHYYGDKPFFKRLVFLFTDEDTSFAAARAGKVDVVVVPQALAVQTIPGMKLHPVRSVDNRGLMFPTVPDKGEKTADGLPIGNNVTTDPAIRKAINVAIDRKLLVAGVLEGFGRPAYGPCDGLPWDNPANVIADADTESARKILADGGWKDSDGDGIVEKDGLKAEFTIIYPATRSIRQYLALACADMLKNIGINALVEGKRSWDEIRQLKHSRVVVFGWGSHDPIEVYHLYSSHQAGEGYNNAGFYTNPKVDEYLDAALAADSYEASLEFWKKAQWDGKTGFNARGDAPWAWLVNLDHTYFIDEHLDVGVSQVEPHGHGWPITANIQKWTWKD is encoded by the coding sequence ATGCGCGTTTTCAAAACAATCCCCGCAGGGAGGCTGGCGCTGGCCCTGGCGGTCGGCCTGATGCTGCTGTGCACCATGGCCGTGTCCCCGGTCCTGGCCAAGGACACGCTCACCCTGGCCATTCAGGGCGAGCCCGAAGACGGATACGACCCGACCCTGGGCTGGGGCCGTTACGGCAGCCCCCTGTTCCAGTCCACCCTGCTCAGGCGGGACGAAAACCTGAACATCGTCAAGGACCTCGCCACACGGTACGCACTTTCACAAGACGGCCTCACCTGGACCGTGACCATCCGCGAGGACGCCAGGTTCTCCGACGGCACCCCGTTGACCGCCGAGGACGTGGCCTACACCTTCAACACCGCGGCCAAGGTGGGCGGCAAGGTCGATCTGATGAAAATGGACCGGGCCGAGGCCACCGGCAAATACGAAATCGAATTCCGGCTCACGTCGCGCGACTCGACGTTCGTCAACCGGTTCATCAGCCTCGGGATCGTTCCCAAGGCCGCGCACGGGCAGGACTATGCCCGCAAGCCCGTCGGGTCCGGCCCCTACATGATGGTGGAATGGAACGAGGGCCAGCAGATGATCGCCCAAGCGAATCCCCACTATTACGGCGACAAGCCCTTTTTCAAGCGCCTCGTCTTCCTGTTCACCGACGAGGACACCTCCTTTGCCGCCGCCCGGGCGGGCAAGGTCGATGTGGTCGTGGTGCCGCAGGCCCTGGCCGTGCAGACCATTCCCGGCATGAAGCTGCACCCCGTCAGGAGCGTGGACAACCGGGGCCTGATGTTCCCCACCGTCCCGGACAAGGGTGAAAAGACGGCTGACGGCCTGCCCATAGGCAACAACGTCACCACCGACCCGGCCATCCGCAAGGCCATCAACGTGGCCATCGACAGGAAGCTCCTGGTCGCAGGCGTGCTCGAAGGCTTCGGCCGTCCGGCTTACGGCCCCTGCGACGGGCTGCCGTGGGACAATCCCGCCAACGTCATCGCCGACGCCGACACCGAGTCCGCCCGCAAGATCCTTGCCGACGGCGGCTGGAAGGATTCCGACGGGGACGGCATCGTCGAGAAAGACGGCCTGAAGGCCGAATTCACCATCATCTACCCGGCCACCCGCTCCATCCGCCAGTACCTGGCCCTGGCCTGCGCCGACATGCTCAAGAACATCGGCATCAACGCCCTGGTGGAAGGCAAGCGCAGTTGGGATGAAATCAGGCAGCTCAAACACTCACGGGTCGTCGTCTTCGGCTGGGGCAGCCACGATCCCATCGAGGTCTACCACCTCTACAGCAGCCACCAGGCAGGGGAAGGATACAACAACGCGGGCTTCTACACGAACCCGAAGGTGGACGAATACCTGGACGCAGCCCTCGCCGCAGACAGCTACGAAGCGTCGCTCGAATTCTGGAAAAAGGCGCAATGGGACGGGAAGACCGGTTTCAACGCCAGGGGCGACGCTCCCTGGGCGTGGCTGGTCAATCTCGATCACACCTACTTCATCGACGAGCACCTGGATGTCGGCGTCTCGCAGGTCGAGCCCCACGGCCACGGCTGGCCCATCACGGCCAACATCCAGAAATGGACCTGGAAAGACTGA
- a CDS encoding ABC transporter permease, protein MNVISPSFCLGKAGRLFLILSLVSILAFTLVSLSPIDPVTAYIGIDRMQISVEQEQRIIERWGLEKPAPERFFIWLGNAVRGDLGQSMIFNEPVTTVIGKRFVTSLWLMASAWLLSGGLGFVLGVVAGTNRGSLTDRIIRIYSYTLASTPSFWMGLVLLAVFSVSLGLTPICCATPPGVSPDDATLWQRLHHLILPAATLSLIGVAQIALHTREKTIDAMNSEYALFAFAQGESRTGVAWRHAVRNVALPAVTLQFASLGELFGGSVLAEQVFSYPGLGKATVEAGIRGDVPLLLGITLFSAVFVFAGNLIADILYGVLDPRIRIGTEEAK, encoded by the coding sequence ATGAACGTCATCTCCCCCTCCTTCTGCCTGGGCAAGGCCGGCCGACTGTTTCTCATCCTGTCGCTGGTCTCGATCCTGGCCTTTACCCTGGTTTCCCTGTCGCCCATCGACCCGGTCACTGCCTACATCGGCATCGACCGGATGCAGATCAGCGTTGAGCAGGAACAACGAATCATCGAGCGCTGGGGGTTGGAAAAGCCCGCGCCCGAACGCTTCTTCATCTGGCTCGGCAACGCGGTCCGGGGCGACCTGGGACAATCCATGATCTTCAACGAGCCCGTGACCACGGTCATCGGCAAACGGTTCGTGACCTCACTGTGGCTCATGGCCTCGGCCTGGCTGCTGTCGGGCGGTCTCGGCTTCGTCCTCGGGGTGGTGGCGGGCACCAACCGGGGCTCCCTGACCGACAGGATCATCCGCATCTACAGCTACACCCTGGCCTCGACACCGTCCTTCTGGATGGGGCTGGTGCTGCTGGCCGTGTTTTCCGTTTCCCTGGGGCTGACCCCCATCTGCTGCGCCACCCCGCCGGGGGTCTCGCCCGACGACGCCACCCTGTGGCAGCGCCTCCACCATCTGATCCTGCCCGCAGCCACCCTGTCGCTCATCGGCGTGGCCCAGATCGCCCTGCACACGCGCGAAAAGACCATCGACGCCATGAACAGCGAATACGCCCTGTTCGCCTTTGCCCAGGGCGAATCGCGGACGGGCGTGGCCTGGCGGCACGCGGTGCGCAACGTGGCCCTGCCCGCCGTCACCCTGCAGTTCGCCTCCCTGGGCGAGCTGTTCGGCGGTTCGGTGCTGGCCGAACAGGTCTTCTCCTACCCCGGCCTGGGCAAGGCCACGGTGGAGGCGGGCATCCGAGGCGACGTGCCGCTCCTGCTCGGAATCACCCTGTTCAGCGCCGTGTTCGTCTTTGCGGGCAATCTCATCGCGGACATCCTCTACGGGGTCCTCGACCCGCGCATCCGCATCGGCACGGAGGAAGCGAAATGA
- the hydE gene encoding [FeFe] hydrogenase H-cluster radical SAM maturase HydE, translated as MNTHDILEYLNGSDDAGLFAEAHATRQRVFGNDVYIRAIVEFSNVCDKHCRYCGLRADNKNLTRYRMQAEHILDAAARAVAEGAGTVVLQSGDDTGFSMELIGELIRTIKRCHDVAVTLSLGDRGIDEYAFWRACGADRCLLKLETTDRNLYKRLRQGEDFSARLHRLEGLRNLGFEVGSGVIAGLPGTTPMDALKDILFLTDLGLDMIAVGPFVPNSDTPLAGCAPGSARLSNRMTAILRLLNPEANIPATSALDALRPESRAEALRRGCNVLMPSMTPADIRGNYIIYPGKNADPLDGPPTLDRARRAIEGSGFAVSSAKGFSPRRNHVE; from the coding sequence ATGAACACGCACGACATCCTCGAATACCTGAACGGCAGCGACGACGCCGGTCTGTTCGCCGAAGCCCACGCCACCCGGCAGCGGGTCTTCGGCAACGACGTCTACATCCGGGCCATCGTCGAATTCTCCAACGTCTGCGACAAGCACTGCCGCTACTGCGGGCTGCGCGCCGACAACAAGAACCTCACGCGGTACCGCATGCAGGCCGAACACATTCTCGACGCCGCGGCCCGGGCCGTGGCCGAAGGGGCCGGGACCGTGGTCCTGCAGTCCGGCGACGACACCGGTTTTTCCATGGAACTGATCGGCGAGCTGATACGGACCATCAAGCGGTGCCACGACGTGGCCGTGACCCTGTCGCTGGGAGACCGGGGCATCGACGAATACGCCTTCTGGCGCGCCTGCGGCGCGGACCGCTGCCTGCTCAAGCTGGAGACCACGGACCGCAACCTCTACAAACGGCTGCGACAGGGCGAGGATTTCAGCGCCCGGCTCCACCGGCTGGAGGGCCTGCGCAACCTCGGCTTCGAGGTGGGGTCCGGGGTCATCGCCGGGCTGCCCGGCACCACCCCCATGGACGCGCTCAAGGACATCCTCTTTCTCACGGACCTCGGCCTGGACATGATCGCGGTGGGGCCGTTCGTGCCCAATTCCGACACCCCTCTTGCGGGCTGCGCGCCGGGCTCGGCGCGGCTCTCCAACCGCATGACCGCCATCCTGCGCCTCCTCAACCCCGAGGCGAACATCCCGGCCACCTCGGCCCTGGACGCCCTGCGCCCTGAGAGCCGGGCCGAGGCCCTGCGCCGGGGATGCAACGTGCTCATGCCGTCCATGACCCCGGCGGACATCCGGGGGAACTACATCATCTATCCGGGCAAGAACGCGGACCCGCTGGACGGCCCTCCGACCCTTGACCGGGCCAGGCGGGCCATCGAGGGCTCGGGCTTCGCCGTGTCCTCGGCCAAGGGGTTCTCCCCGAGGAGGAATCATGTCGAATAA